Genomic DNA from Danio rerio strain Tuebingen ecotype United States chromosome 22, GRCz12tu, whole genome shotgun sequence:
aaaagaaagaaactcataaagacttggaaaaagcaaacactaaatgatgacagaattttcagttttgtgtgaactacccctttaacattATCCTCGCAAGCATTTCTCAAGTTAAATCATGTAGCAACTGAATAACCATAAACACATGCTTAATTTATTGTTAATCATACGCCCTGAGCCAAATTCATATCACGCAGAGACATTACATGCAAATCAACGTAATAAGCTGGGAACACTTTTATCTAATCTGTTCTTTGTGTTTGATTTATGGAGATTTTTTTCGTCCACGAACGCCAAAACAACATGTTTTACTTAATTAAATACGATACTAGACAATGAGAACACTGTGTTTGTCTTTATTTCTCAGTTAATTGCAATGTTGAATTCATTTGCATGAACTCTGAATTGCAGTCAAGCTAACAAGCTGCAAATGTGCTGAAACCCGCTGGACTGCATTCATCTGAAGACCCTCGGAAAACTTCTTCATTCCCTGTCTGAAGAGCACCTGAGGCGACGCGCGGCTATCACGCACTTTGGGCGGGACGGTTTGTCTGCACGCAAACGCGGTTAACCCTTTATGACctcttttaaatgaaaaaaaaaaaacataaatcaatgATTCATTCGAGATGTCATATAGTCCTAGAGTAAACTTAATTCATCTTAGGAACGCGTCTGCGGTGTAAAAACTAAGGCAAATCTGCATCGAACAGTTAGCTAAAGCTTagcatttttgtgtttaaaagttgCTGCTTGTGTACCTGCAAGAAAAAACgattttagaatgtttttttatCTAAATTAATGTTGTTGGTAGGGTGTTATGTGTGGTATATACCCCAAATTGTGCGTAGTTTAtaaagagtttttaattttttaaacacattatgTGTGTTTTCATATATTTATGGGGTTGCTAGGAAATTCTGAAAAGTTAACATTGCTGTGTGATTGGTTTGGATTGGATTGCTATTttaattgctgttgttttattttagttagtttttcAGTGGCTGttagttttgtttcatttattgtgaattaTACCTTTTGCTTAAGTTAATGAAAGTGGTTTTTGAACAATAGTTTGAGATTTAGTTTGCTAAAATAGCATCTTAgctcaggctggaaaatgactagctaaaaccagcctggtttaagcttgacattgctggttttggctgggctcccagcctggctaggctggtcaagctggttttagctggtcatctccagctaagaccaggctggaaatggctggaaaccagcctgcaagtggccaaaacccctctaaaatcagccTGGTTAGACCTATACTGGTTTAagctgattttttatttatttttttcagtagggaataCAAATGATTTCAACGATTTTAGAGTGTTTTCGTGGTTGGTACATATTTTTGGGTAGTTTCTAGGGAGTTTTTAgtgttttaaacacatttatatgtgtgttttttatatatatttatggggTTGCTAGATATTCTAAAAAAAAGAGTTACCATTGCTGGTAACTGCCAGTTTGGATTGAATTGCCAACTTGATTGCCAATTCTTTTCTTATTTCAGTTTTCTTTATTGATAATTGTTACCTTTCATTTAGGTTATGGacagtggtttttaaaaaaaatagtttcagttttttttttattattaaaatgacattgtcaagagcatttttttttaatctaaattcattttcatttttagcatTAAGGTTTCAAAATAGAAGACTCGTTTGGGGTTCTACAAAGAACATTTAAATGAAAAGGTCTGTATACTGAAATAACCTGAATGttaattttatctttatttctttagcacTTTTTACAACCAAggctagattgtgtcaaagctgcttaaaAAAGATGAAGAAAGGAGAGTAAAAGCCATAACAATTCCTATCGTGGAGCATTTAGTTAAGCTAAATGACCATTTAATCATCCGAATAATCCTTTTCATTAAGAAACTTGTATGTAAAACGTTTTAATATATGTTAAAGATTCATGGAACTCTCAAGccaataaataaatctgattttcAAGTGTGTATACAAAATATTTCTTGCTTTAGGTATTAAGGGTTGTTTTCTGAAAAACGGATTGAAGAACTCTAAACTATTTGTGCCCTAAAGGGTTaagaaaacaagtttattttttccctgccCTAGCTAATACTTTTCCACCTCTCGTAACATttatgtataattaaataaaccTAAAGTActttttaatgtaacattttgaaTTTAGGAATGTTCATGatttaatgtttatgtttgtaagaCTTAAAGTGCATGACTATTACATACTAATATATAATCTTGGACTACAAAACCATTCTTAATGGTACATTTTTGGAAACTGAGATCTATATAGGTCTACATCATCTAACTTAAATGatctttccattgatgtatgtgCTTTTTATGACAATATTTGAACAGTGTTTTGGCTGAAATGCAACTATTTGGGATCTGAAggttaataaaaaatctaaatattgataaaaaaaaatcaccttttaaCTTCTGAATGCACTAATCAAAAACTTAAATTGATATATTTTAGATCTTAATATCTGAAATTGGGTATAAATGTACAATGTATTTTTTGACTATGCCCACAAATATGTCCATGCAGCATGATACTGATTTTGTATCCGGGGCCACATATGTGTATTTCCATTAAGTTACCTCAGATTTGTGCACATCTTTTAAAACCATCTGTGACCATGTTCATTTCTTCCATCCACAGTGCATTCTTCCAATAGCTGTTTGGAGGATCCAGACGGTTTTAAAAAGGTCTGTCCTGTTATTTTTGGAGGGCTGTGATTTGCCCATGTACACTTTTCTGTTTTTGGTGGATTCTTGAACGCTGGATGGATTTCAAAATCTGGATCTTTGTATATTACTGTTGTAAAATTttgtcaattcattcattcattttccttcagctcaggccctttattaatctgaggttgccacagcggaatgaaccgccaacttatccagcacgtttcacacagctgatgcccttccagctgcaacccagtcctggcgaacatccatacacactccttcacaatcatacattcattctttttcttttcggcatagtccaTTTATTATtccatggtcgccacagcggaatgaaccgccaacttatccagcacgtttcacacagctgatgcccttctagctgcaacccagtcctgacgaacatccatacacacttctTCACAATcatacattcattctttttcttttcggcttagtccatttattattccagggtcgccacagcggaatgaaccgccaacttatccagcgtatgtttcacatagctgatgcccttccagctgcaacccagtcctgggaaacatccaaacatactctttcacactcatacactacgaccagtttagtttattcaattcacctgtagcgcaacCCAGGGAAAACAAAGTTTTGtcacataaataattttttacttgtTTGACTATTTTTAAACAGTATATTGCATTACGTTATTCAAAATATTCCttattgagtttctttcttctgttaaatataaaaggagatattttgaaaaatgctgcaagcacccatagacttccatagtatttgtttttcctactatggaatttgatgattataaaataaataaataaatataatggaaaataaatgagttaatcaAGATTTCTGTAACATAGGCCTCCTtcatttttctgatttatttattgaacTAATTCATACacattcgtacgaattagccacttaactgacaaaacgtaatatacttacgattcctcatgagatcaggctgcttAATTCAGAATCACAGGTCTATATCTAGTTTATACAATCTTTGCCCTCTCTTTCTTAGTTTAAGGATCAATGGGAGAAAGAACTTGGACTTGGTTTGGATCAGGAATGGTGGGAAATGGCTGCTGAGAGGGTTAATTCCTCTTTTTCCTGTGCCAGACTGAGTCTGATTCAATTTAAGGTTCTCCATAGAATTCACCTAACGAATGTTAAATTAAGTAAGATATTCCCAGGCGTGGATGTTTGTTGTAATAGGTGTTCTCTGGCTCCTGCTGATCATACCCGCACTTTTTTTTCTTGTCCAAAGTTGGAAAATTTGTGGAGTTCTTTCTTAGATACTTTTTCTACAATTTTTTCATTTCTCTTGAACCATGCCATTTAATTGCTATTTTAGGTGTATCGGGTTTGCTGGACAACCTTTCAAATAAGAATGCTAATGTTCAAGCCTTTGCGTCACTAATAGCCCGAAGACGGATTTTATTACACTGGAAGTCTTCTAAACCTCTCATGTCTCATGGTTAGAATATTTGATGTCTTTTCTATATATTGAAAATATTAAGTTTACATCAAGAGGTTCCACTGAAAAACTGTATAAAAACTGGGATCCTCTAATTAATTTTGTCAGGAATACAACACACCTCTtcgctgatttttttttcttttatcttttaagAAAGATCTCTactctttttttctcttattttatttttttttattaatttgtgtgcgtgttatttatattttatgtatatttattcagttgcTTTGACCATTCTTGTAGGTGCTAATGTTGTTATGAGtgtgagtgttttttttattcacctCCTTGGGGGTGGGATGGGGGACTGAGGGTGTTTGAATGTTCTTGTTTACCCTTAGTTACggtaaaaaaatgtgaaaactattgatattgtttttttttttttttttgtagactgcaaaaaaataaataaattctgtaaTGTGATTAATAagggttcattccgcggtggagaccccagattaataaagagactaagccgaaaagaaaatgaatgaacgtgaTCGGAGTGAAAAGACCTAATGCAGCACGTCAGATGCCTGTATGTTGTCGCCCTCTTGTGTTCAATGAAGGATATTGATGAGACTCGAAGCAAAAAATCAATGCATTTTATTTCCTTTGCAACATTACCACTGTGCATCCGCTTACAAAAACTTTAAAACAGTTTCAAATCGGTACATATAAAGCATAAACATTTCCCTTTTTGTATAGAAAATACCTAACGCAGTACTTGAGGTGTCTGTATGCGTGGATATTGAAGGATATTGATTAAGACCTCCATAAAAAAATCAATGCATTTTATTTCTTGCCAACATTTCAACAGTGCATCCGCTTACAAAATCTTTAAAACAGTTTCatgtacaaaacaaacatttcCCTTTTAATAGAATatgaaaatatacttttttaaatcttttaagttACACATATTACTTTTACAGTCTTGTAGAAAACAATGAAAGGCAGTTTCTCTTTGAGTAGGTTACAGTTCTGATTGCTTTGCGTTCAACGCAAATGTACAGAAATGCATTCAAGTTAcgttattatctttttttttttgtcttttttatatttattcttgCATGGCTGCTCACTTTTATAGTCCTTTCTGCACGATTTGTCCATCATCAGCATCTACAATCTACAACACCACAATGTTTGTTAGAGGAGGTGCAGTTTCTGTGGCGAAGGTGAAACTCCCTGCTAACCGCTTGACGCAGATAAACAAGAAGTGGTGGAGCTGAGGCGTGTTTTTTTGCCGTTCTTCGGTTCGGGCGGAGGACTCGTGCTCAGGTTTCGCACCTTGCTGAAGCTGTTGCGCAAGCTGCTGTGTCGACTCCCTGAGGTGCTGGAGGTCTCCTTGGACATGAAGGTTTTGGGATCGCACAATCCTGCCTTCAGACAACTGCAGCACAGTAGCGTCGCGATGGCTTTGCGAAGCTCCAGACTgccgaatgaataaatgagcggATTCATGGCAGAGTTGAGTACGGCTAGCGCAATGACCCATTCGGGATTGAAAAGAGGGCTGCAACTTCGAGAGTAACAAAAGAAATCCACTAATAAGAGGATGAACAGTGGACCCCAACATACCATGAAGACCCCAACAATTGAAATGACGGCTTTCAGGAGGCGTAGCGAACGCTTGCGACTGCGTGCGGATATCGTTTCAGTGCTACTTCGTACATGGCAATAGATTGCAAAATAGAGTACGCCGATTGTGAGCAAAATTATGAAGAAGATGACCAATGCGAACAAGATGTAGCTCTTGGAGTAGAGCGGAAGAAGTGTCGAGCAACTTCTCAGATCGCAAACGCAGTTCCAGCCCATAAGTGGAAGGAATCCGATTATAAACGCCGTTATCCAGCATAACAGCATCATGATGTAGACTCGGTAGGTCTTTGTTGCGGTTTTCTGGTGGACGGGTTTCATCATAGTCGCATATCGCTCTACAGCGATCAAGAGAAGGCTAAAGATGGATGCCGCTAAAGCTACAAATAAAAGTCCTTCTCGGAATAGCCAGAGAATTGGGGTTAGCCTGAAGGTTTGTTCGCCGGACATGCAGATGTTGACCACGTATGATGTTCCCGTCAACAAGTCACTCAGTGCAATGTTGGCAATGCAGATGAATATCCAACGGTGGCGCAGACGCACCCGAAACAGCACGGCTAGGAGCACCATGAGGTTCTCCAGGATGATGAAGACGCTGAAGCACAGGAACAGGACGGTGACAGCGCTCACGCTTTTCTTTGAGGGCTTGCGGTGGTGGAGGCGTCCCGTGTAGTTGTAGTGCTCCAGGATGAGGCTGTTGCTGGTCCAGTTGTAGACGTCGGGACAGGATGAGGCGGAGCTGAAGGAACGCAGGACTTCCATGGTGTAAATGTGGAGTTGAATCTCGCTGGGGTCAATTCAGAGATTTGACACAATTGGACTCCAGGCAATCAGACTCCGAGTCCTTAGGGATGAGTCCTGAATATCCTTTCCCTCTTGGGATAACCTGATAGAGAACAGAGCATGTTAGTCAACTGAGTCCTGCAAGTCTTAAAGGATCTGAAGAGTTTGTTTCAAAGCAATGTCATAGAAGAACAATAGTGGGTTCCCTAAAAAACTGTTTCTTCTCAGTGTGACAACATTGTGTAATTGAGGATATGAAGTGGTGAAGAGTGTGCAAGTGGATTGAAGTGCAATATTCTACTATGGTTCCCACATCTAAAGCCAATGTGATAACTGTGCCACTGTGAAATCTTGTGGGTTTTAGGCATCAAGTTCCCACTAAATGTTCTAGTACATTCAACTTTTGTGGTCAAGAGTGTGGAAGCCTTAAAGAGTTTAGCTTCATTtccagttaaacacacctgaacaaagaTAAGCAAAGTCTCTGGGATTACTAGAAACTTCCAAACAGAGACCAAGACTAGTAACCCCTGTCCTAAAAGGTATACAATAGTTCCCTAATGCACATATTAGTACTCTAAAAGTACATTTTACAACCAATATTAGCACCGTTTCGCTTTCGTATCTTGGGGTACCACTCCAGTTTCTCCCAAGTACCATTTAGCTTTCATATCTTGAGGTACCACCCTTGTTTTTTTGAGGGTGTACTTTATTATGGCAGTAAAATCATCAATTTAGCAAGCTGGGCTACTAACATTATGACATTAGAGTTGTTCAAGTTCATCTTGCATTTAAATTGACATTACAATACTGGGACAGTCCCGTTGGCACCAAGCGTCTTGCTCAAGTGCACAATGGTGTCATATGAGAAACTGCTATTTGCGGTGACTAGTTGCCAGATTTTTAACCACTGCCCTCAAAATATATCCCAGAATAGTTCATAATTCTGAAATGTGTtgttatatatgtacagtatatatagatAAATGATATATTAGACATCAGACAACATATCTTGCGCTTAAccgaagtttttttttcctcgccacgTGCAAAGAGCATTTAAATATCTCTAGTTTCACTTCTCCACTTGTGGTTTTCAGGGGATTTAAGTGTGCGGCGTGTTTAAAGAGCTAATGCGTGATCATGCAAAACAGTAACTGCAATTAATCAGTTAATAATTAAAGAATTGCTGCTTTTAATGTGAAACTTCAATACAAAGCCATTGATAAATGATGAAATTGATAAACTAATACCCAAATTAATATAAAAGTACtgtatgtaatgtaaaataaaaaaatttatgttcAAATTAGCTCATAAATAACTAT
This window encodes:
- the s1pr4 gene encoding sphingosine 1-phosphate receptor 4 isoform X1; protein product: MEVLRSFSSASSCPDVYNWTSNSLILEHYNYTGRLHHRKPSKKSVSAVTVLFLCFSVFIILENLMVLLAVLFRVRLRHRWIFICIANIALSDLLTGTSYVVNICMSGEQTFRLTPILWLFREGLLFVALAASIFSLLLIAVERYATMMKPVHQKTATKTYRVYIMMLLCWITAFIIGFLPLMGWNCVCDLRSCSTLLPLYSKSYILFALVIFFIILLTIGVLYFAIYCHVRSSTETISARSRKRSLRLLKAVISIVGVFMVCWGPLFILLLVDFFCYSRSCSPLFNPEWVIALAVLNSAMNPLIYSFGSLELRKAIATLLCCSCLKAGLCDPKTFMSKETSSTSGSRHSSLRNSFSKVRNLSTSPPPEPKNGKKTRLSSTTSCLSASSG